A single window of Leptospiraceae bacterium DNA harbors:
- a CDS encoding DUF4846 domain-containing protein, with protein sequence MNQGFIVFLLGLVYCSPALPESNFINPKGKTVQTRIQVPEGYNRIKSSKESFGEYLQSFPVKKDGTKVLLYNGKTKTPKDVYVAVLAIDIGEKDLQQCADAIMRLRAEYLFSKERYGEIHFNFTNGFTADYTKYAKGNRIKFKGNTTYWTQSSQADFSYKNFKNYLELVFNYAGSASLSKELKKVKSLNELEIGDIFIQGGSPGHAVIVLDSAKSKVTNEKIFLLAQSYMPAQDIQILKNPEDNELSPWYTNKNLDTLITPEWTFKKTDLKRFAE encoded by the coding sequence ATGAATCAAGGATTTATTGTATTTCTTCTTGGCTTAGTGTATTGTAGCCCTGCATTGCCGGAATCAAATTTTATAAATCCAAAAGGAAAAACAGTTCAAACACGGATTCAAGTTCCAGAAGGTTATAATCGAATAAAGTCTTCTAAAGAAAGCTTTGGAGAATATCTACAAAGCTTTCCAGTAAAAAAAGATGGGACAAAAGTATTACTCTATAATGGGAAAACCAAAACCCCCAAAGATGTTTATGTTGCAGTGCTTGCTATAGACATTGGAGAAAAAGATTTACAACAATGCGCTGATGCAATTATGCGGCTAAGAGCGGAATACCTCTTCTCGAAAGAACGCTATGGAGAAATTCATTTTAACTTTACAAATGGATTTACTGCGGATTATACAAAGTATGCGAAAGGAAATCGAATTAAATTCAAAGGCAATACCACTTATTGGACTCAATCATCGCAAGCTGATTTCTCGTATAAGAATTTTAAAAACTACTTAGAGCTTGTGTTTAACTATGCAGGATCAGCTTCACTCTCAAAAGAATTAAAAAAAGTAAAGAGCTTAAATGAATTAGAAATTGGAGATATTTTTATTCAAGGTGGATCCCCCGGTCACGCAGTAATTGTCCTTGATAGCGCAAAATCGAAAGTTACCAATGAGAAAATTTTCTTACTAGCTCAGAGCTATATGCCAGCACAAGATATTCAGATTCTAAAAAATCCAGAGGACAATGAATTAAGTCCCTGGTATACAAATAAAAATCTAGACACACTCATTACACCGGAATGGACTTTTAAAAAGACAGATTTGAAAAGATTTGCCGAGTGA
- a CDS encoding histidine phosphatase family protein, with protein sequence MTKEIYLFRHGYSQANAERYRKVLFPKLLMLVRKWFGFTVTARIVRFLDGLRGHNNQYPRVDSDIPLVALGVEQAELTGKFLAKKNILPDLILCSDFLRTRQTANGILKGIELETGKTFNHMVLYSKLIVERDGGDEFGYPLSYYPVLFPETNDYYHRSPKLDFRPPGGESIRDVRFNRIPELKNILASLQFRTLFIVGHGITNSAIISLLTNDDLESIRIGSPNLGVYRFTAEEGSDKWELDPDYIKGKPIDPSIPISG encoded by the coding sequence ATGACAAAAGAAATTTACCTTTTCCGACATGGGTATTCACAGGCAAATGCAGAGAGATATAGAAAAGTTTTATTCCCTAAATTACTCATGCTTGTGCGAAAGTGGTTTGGTTTTACTGTGACTGCACGAATTGTTCGTTTTCTAGATGGATTAAGAGGGCATAACAACCAATATCCACGGGTAGACAGTGATATACCGCTAGTGGCACTCGGTGTAGAGCAGGCAGAGTTGACGGGAAAATTTTTAGCTAAGAAAAATATACTGCCTGATTTAATACTATGCTCTGATTTTCTTCGGACAAGGCAAACAGCAAATGGAATTCTAAAGGGAATTGAATTGGAAACAGGTAAGACTTTTAATCATATGGTTTTGTATTCAAAACTAATTGTTGAGCGAGATGGAGGGGATGAATTTGGTTATCCGCTTTCTTATTATCCAGTTCTATTTCCTGAGACAAATGATTACTACCATAGATCACCTAAATTGGATTTTCGTCCACCCGGCGGAGAAAGCATTCGAGATGTTCGATTTAATAGAATTCCAGAACTTAAAAACATATTAGCGAGCCTTCAATTTAGGACTCTTTTTATTGTTGGTCATGGGATTACCAATTCTGCGATTATTTCATTATTGACTAATGATGATTTGGAAAGCATTCGAATCGGAAGTCCGAATCTTGGAGTATATCGATTTACCGCTGAAGAGGGAAGTGATAAATGGGAATTAGACCCAGATTATATAAAAGGTAAACCAATAGATCCTTCTATTCCTATTTCAGGCTAA
- a CDS encoding FHA domain-containing protein, with protein sequence MRLIFLKIKVGLRLLLEKLLKKNILYIESGTSVIPVKKLQRKTYQVGRGVDAAKEIYLNSIELSRIHATIEKHRLDYYLIDNFSKNGTFLNGERLAPGIPYILIHNDNIEMGEVCLKYVRE encoded by the coding sequence ATGAGATTGATATTTTTAAAGATAAAGGTTGGACTGAGATTATTATTAGAAAAGCTCCTTAAGAAAAATATACTTTATATCGAGAGTGGAACGTCCGTTATCCCCGTAAAGAAATTACAAAGAAAGACTTATCAAGTTGGCAGAGGGGTGGATGCGGCAAAAGAAATATATCTAAATTCAATCGAGTTAAGTCGCATTCATGCAACGATTGAAAAGCATAGACTTGATTATTACTTGATTGATAATTTTTCTAAAAATGGAACCTTTTTAAATGGGGAGCGGCTAGCTCCTGGTATCCCCTACATACTTATACACAATGACAATATTGAAATGGGTGAAGTCTGCCTTAAATACGTAAGAGAGTAG
- a CDS encoding DNA starvation/stationary phase protection protein, with protein sequence MKIDIGISDSHRKSIADGLKSLLSDTYMLYLKTHGYHWNVTGPMFDTLHKMFMAQYTELWNAVDPIAERIRSLGFFAPGTYGEMSKLTNLKEDTEVPKATDMIKNVIQGHETVIRTAREIFDEAEKGKDQVTMDLLTQRLDVHEKTAWMLRSLLE encoded by the coding sequence ATGAAAATTGATATTGGAATTTCAGATTCACATAGAAAAAGTATTGCAGATGGACTAAAAAGCCTCTTGTCCGATACGTATATGCTATATCTAAAAACACATGGGTATCATTGGAATGTAACCGGCCCGATGTTTGATACTTTGCATAAAATGTTCATGGCACAATACACAGAATTATGGAATGCAGTGGATCCAATTGCCGAGCGAATTCGCTCACTCGGATTCTTTGCTCCTGGAACTTATGGTGAAATGAGTAAACTCACAAATCTTAAGGAGGACACAGAAGTTCCCAAGGCAACAGACATGATTAAAAATGTAATCCAAGGACACGAAACTGTTATTCGCACTGCTAGAGAAATTTTTGATGAAGCAGAAAAAGGTAAAGATCAGGTTACTATGGATCTGCTCACACAAAGATTAGATGTTCATGAAAAAACCGCATGGATGCTTCGTTCGCTATTGGAATAA
- a CDS encoding ABC transporter ATP-binding protein — protein MKIFRRLLSYSLKYKYRFMAGIFFAVLTALINASSITVLIPLFDALGSDKKTNFHLDYTAPEYNILIKEKMFGRSSLDGLEKLKRLIIVLKFRVNNAIKDMDSTEIVWTICKLIVPLYVMKMICFLLSVFCIATSGYNAVRDLRQELFDKVQTLPLTYFYKEKTGLLMSRIINDAEIIAAIISSNLRDAIINFFYVITHLFVLLYLNTELLLIASITVPVIIYPVTLFTKKISKSTSKFQERMADLNANVQEMISGIRVIRSFSMEDHELEKFNDINTKLSHRNFKGQFYLQVAPGLVELTSSIVVLGFFAIGAKLIFNGSFTQGEFMAFLLTLLFLLRPLTQLSQMFGKITQAKISGERIFEIIDKENSESHEEESGLHVSPLKKSIQFKNIHFQYPETNSDVLHGIDFEIKIGDTVAFVGSSGSGKSTLMDLIPRFYNLSIGEITFDGINISEYNLHDLRRKIGIVTQNIFLFHGTVAENIAYGRPNSNLNEIIEAAKLANAHEFIMEMEHGYNSFLGVRGLNLSGGQRQRLVIARALLRNPEILILDEATSALDAQTEKLVGDALDRLFKNRTTFIIAHRLSTIRRIPKIVVMDSGQIAEVGNHESLIAQNGLYAKLYESQFVPTQV, from the coding sequence ATGAAAATATTCAGACGGCTTTTATCTTATTCATTGAAATATAAATATCGTTTTATGGCAGGGATTTTCTTTGCTGTCTTAACTGCGCTTATCAATGCGTCTTCTATCACTGTTTTGATTCCACTCTTTGACGCACTTGGGTCTGATAAAAAAACAAATTTCCACTTGGACTACACCGCTCCCGAATACAATATTTTGATAAAAGAAAAAATGTTTGGTCGTAGCTCTCTTGATGGACTTGAAAAACTCAAGCGATTGATTATTGTTTTAAAATTTCGAGTCAACAATGCAATCAAAGACATGGACTCTACTGAGATTGTGTGGACGATTTGTAAATTGATCGTGCCCTTATATGTAATGAAGATGATTTGCTTTTTGCTTTCGGTTTTTTGTATTGCGACTAGTGGCTATAATGCGGTGCGGGATTTGCGGCAAGAACTCTTCGACAAAGTGCAGACACTTCCACTAACGTATTTTTATAAAGAGAAGACTGGACTCTTGATGAGTCGAATTATTAACGATGCAGAAATTATTGCTGCGATTATTTCGAGTAACCTCCGAGATGCAATTATCAATTTCTTTTATGTCATCACTCACCTGTTTGTTTTGTTATATTTAAATACCGAATTACTCTTAATTGCCTCGATTACAGTTCCAGTGATTATATATCCTGTTACTTTGTTCACAAAAAAGATTTCTAAGTCTACTTCCAAATTTCAAGAAAGAATGGCTGACTTAAATGCAAATGTTCAGGAAATGATTTCTGGTATCCGCGTTATCCGCAGCTTTTCGATGGAAGATCATGAACTAGAAAAATTCAATGACATTAATACAAAATTATCTCATCGAAACTTCAAAGGACAATTCTATTTACAAGTTGCACCCGGACTTGTGGAACTAACGTCTTCCATTGTTGTGCTTGGCTTTTTTGCGATTGGCGCCAAATTAATATTTAACGGAAGTTTTACTCAGGGTGAATTTATGGCGTTCTTACTTACGTTATTATTTTTGCTTCGTCCTTTAACTCAATTGTCTCAGATGTTCGGAAAAATCACGCAAGCAAAAATTTCTGGTGAAAGAATTTTTGAAATCATAGATAAGGAAAATTCTGAATCCCACGAAGAAGAATCAGGATTGCATGTAAGTCCTTTAAAAAAATCTATTCAATTTAAAAATATCCATTTTCAATATCCTGAAACAAACAGTGATGTATTGCATGGAATTGACTTTGAAATCAAAATTGGGGACACGGTTGCTTTTGTTGGTTCAAGTGGTAGCGGCAAATCGACGTTAATGGATTTAATTCCTCGTTTTTATAATCTCTCTATTGGAGAAATTACTTTCGATGGAATAAATATTAGCGAGTATAACTTACATGACCTAAGAAGAAAAATAGGAATCGTTACGCAAAATATTTTTCTATTTCATGGAACCGTTGCTGAAAATATCGCCTACGGTCGCCCCAATTCTAACTTGAATGAAATCATAGAAGCGGCTAAGCTTGCGAATGCGCATGAATTCATTATGGAAATGGAGCATGGATATAATAGTTTTTTAGGAGTGCGCGGACTAAATCTTTCCGGTGGACAAAGACAGCGCCTTGTAATTGCGAGAGCCCTTCTACGTAACCCTGAGATTTTAATCTTAGATGAGGCTACGAGTGCATTAGACGCTCAAACAGAAAAACTTGTGGGTGATGCTCTCGATAGACTATTTAAAAATAGAACTACTTTTATTATTGCTCATCGGCTATCTACGATTCGCCGCATTCCTAAAATTGTAGTCATGGATAGTGGACAAATTGCTGAAGTTGGAAATCATGAATCTCTCATTGCGCAAAATGGTCTTTATGCGAAACTATATGAGAGTCAATTTGTTCCTACTCAGGTTTAA
- a CDS encoding energy transducer TonB, giving the protein MDLKNSLYLSILVYSSIILFYSLSSKQEDMNKIEIKKGSTGFISFAFANHKEGMSESPQSEKTSSLEGTVAEEINKIRNKISYPPQALEDGLESECEWSIVIDAKQKASQVKTIRPCKYKIFDDEFRRVIQDWNFTLPENTVLLIPVSFKIQ; this is encoded by the coding sequence ATGGATCTTAAAAATTCCTTATACCTATCAATTTTGGTTTATTCCAGTATAATACTTTTTTATTCACTCAGCAGTAAACAAGAGGATATGAACAAGATTGAAATCAAAAAAGGCTCTACTGGATTTATTTCCTTTGCGTTTGCAAATCATAAAGAAGGAATGAGTGAGAGTCCGCAGTCGGAAAAAACGTCCTCACTAGAAGGAACAGTGGCGGAAGAAATCAATAAAATTCGAAACAAAATTTCCTATCCTCCACAGGCGCTCGAAGACGGACTTGAATCTGAATGTGAATGGAGCATCGTCATTGACGCAAAACAAAAAGCTTCTCAGGTTAAGACGATTCGCCCTTGCAAATATAAAATTTTCGATGACGAATTTCGTCGTGTTATTCAAGATTGGAATTTTACTTTGCCTGAAAATACAGTTCTGCTAATTCCTGTGAGTTTTAAGATTCAGTAA
- a CDS encoding TatD family hydrolase, producing the protein MNYSLIDTHCHLDLIEKQGQDISVSLEKSQAAGVKKIVQIGINLERSELARSIAIDTKSEIELSYTIGCHPADNIELPEVEEISTMVESRKDEKNFVGIGEIGLDYYHKKETKESQFKIFHHFMELSVKHSLPVVIHSRDAAEDTYQVLKKYKGKGFGVIHCFAYNAEYAIKFVELGYYISFSGVVAFKNAQDIHEAARQVPLESILIETDAPYLSPPPHRGKRNDSSNLPFILEKMFSLRTEANHKVEQSIYENSLKFIHRKAV; encoded by the coding sequence ATGAACTATAGTTTGATAGATACGCATTGTCATTTGGACTTAATCGAAAAACAAGGGCAGGATATTTCCGTATCATTGGAAAAATCCCAGGCTGCTGGCGTAAAAAAGATCGTGCAAATCGGAATTAATTTAGAACGATCAGAATTAGCAAGAAGCATTGCTATAGATACTAAGTCCGAAATCGAATTATCGTATACTATCGGATGCCATCCTGCGGATAATATAGAATTGCCGGAAGTAGAAGAAATTTCTACTATGGTAGAATCACGCAAAGACGAAAAGAACTTTGTAGGTATTGGAGAAATTGGTTTAGACTATTACCACAAGAAAGAAACCAAAGAATCTCAGTTCAAGATATTTCATCATTTCATGGAATTGTCAGTCAAACACTCATTACCCGTAGTCATTCATTCAAGAGATGCAGCAGAAGATACCTACCAAGTTTTAAAAAAATATAAGGGAAAAGGATTTGGAGTGATTCATTGTTTTGCGTATAACGCAGAATATGCGATCAAGTTCGTAGAGCTTGGATATTATATTTCTTTTTCCGGCGTTGTTGCTTTTAAAAACGCGCAGGATATCCACGAAGCAGCTAGACAAGTTCCACTAGAATCAATCCTTATCGAAACAGATGCTCCTTATTTATCTCCTCCTCCTCACCGAGGAAAAAGAAATGATTCTTCGAACCTTCCTTTTATTTTAGAGAAAATGTTTTCTTTGCGAACAGAAGCAAATCATAAAGTAGAGCAATCCATATACGAAAATAGTTTGAAATTTATACATAGAAAAGCGGTTTAA
- the serS gene encoding serine--tRNA ligase, translating to MLDINRIQSNPEELKEMLKKRCMDDTSLVDRLNVIIQNKKKHQGEAETLRAERNRVSKEIGTIKSKGGDIQELSASMKEVGSRIKELEEALEVEENNLSDLNLNLPNFLDSEVPFGKSDADNIETHRHGVKPEFAFTPKPHFEIGEALGIFDFEKGVKLAGGRAYTYFGKAAKLERALMNFMLDTHAAEHGYEEVWVPTLVNDESMKTTGQYPKFKDEYYRLEADNLSLIPTAEVPLTNLYRDEIILEDKLPISVMAHTSCFRREAGSHGRDTRGLVRVHQFQKIELVKFTKPEDSEIEHRKMLVNAENILKKLGLHYKVLLLCSKDTSNSSSKTFDIEVWMPGLNRYMEISSVSNFKDYQARRGKIRYKSKDGKNQLLHTINGSGLAIGRTLAAIVENYQTESGDFTIPDALKKYF from the coding sequence ATGCTAGATATTAACAGAATCCAATCCAACCCAGAAGAATTAAAAGAAATGCTTAAGAAAAGATGCATGGACGATACATCTTTAGTCGATCGGCTAAATGTAATTATCCAGAACAAAAAAAAGCATCAAGGCGAAGCCGAAACTCTCCGCGCCGAAAGAAACAGAGTAAGCAAGGAAATAGGAACCATCAAGAGTAAAGGTGGGGACATACAAGAATTATCCGCTTCCATGAAAGAAGTAGGCAGTCGAATCAAAGAATTGGAAGAAGCTCTTGAAGTAGAAGAAAATAATCTTTCTGATTTAAACTTGAATCTTCCAAACTTCCTTGACTCGGAAGTTCCTTTTGGAAAATCAGATGCGGATAATATTGAAACACATAGACATGGAGTTAAACCGGAATTTGCCTTTACTCCGAAGCCACACTTCGAGATTGGAGAAGCGTTAGGTATATTCGATTTTGAAAAAGGGGTGAAGCTTGCAGGTGGTAGGGCATATACTTACTTCGGCAAAGCGGCTAAACTCGAACGTGCTCTCATGAACTTCATGCTGGATACTCATGCGGCTGAACATGGCTACGAAGAAGTCTGGGTTCCAACTCTCGTAAACGATGAATCTATGAAGACTACGGGACAATATCCAAAATTCAAAGATGAATACTATCGTCTCGAAGCGGATAATCTCAGTTTAATCCCAACAGCAGAAGTCCCTCTGACTAATCTATACAGAGATGAAATTATTCTGGAAGACAAGCTTCCAATTTCAGTAATGGCGCATACTTCTTGTTTTAGACGAGAAGCTGGTTCGCACGGAAGGGATACTCGTGGTTTGGTGCGAGTGCATCAATTCCAAAAGATTGAACTTGTAAAGTTTACAAAACCAGAAGACTCAGAGATAGAGCACCGTAAGATGTTAGTCAACGCTGAAAATATTTTAAAGAAACTTGGGCTTCATTATAAAGTCCTACTTCTTTGTAGCAAGGATACTTCTAACTCCTCTTCTAAAACTTTTGACATAGAAGTGTGGATGCCGGGTCTTAACCGCTATATGGAAATTTCCTCTGTTTCTAATTTCAAAGACTACCAGGCTCGTAGAGGAAAGATTCGTTATAAATCCAAAGATGGAAAGAACCAATTACTTCATACAATTAATGGCTCTGGTCTTGCAATTGGTCGAACTCTTGCGGCTATCGTTGAAAATTACCAAACAGAATCTGGTGATTTCACAATTCCTGATGCATTAAAGAAGTATTTTTAG
- the rdgB gene encoding RdgB/HAM1 family non-canonical purine NTP pyrophosphatase, translated as MTPKKLALASNNQHKIFEFKKILTTGFSLLTAKELGFDFEVEETESTFEGNARLKSEHLYKISGIPSIADDSGICVSAIDGRPGVYSARYGKPEFTDRDRTEFLLEEIKGNPDRDAYYFCCIAFTDGNGTKFFTGKCKGILAEDYDESGNGFGYDPIFIFPPLGKRFSQISPEEKNKVSHRGIALREFAKFLKE; from the coding sequence ATGACTCCAAAGAAACTAGCACTCGCATCAAACAATCAGCATAAAATTTTTGAATTTAAAAAAATCTTAACCACTGGCTTTTCTTTATTAACCGCAAAAGAATTAGGATTTGATTTTGAAGTTGAGGAAACGGAGTCAACCTTTGAAGGAAATGCTCGTCTCAAGTCAGAACATTTGTATAAAATCTCCGGAATACCTTCGATTGCAGATGATTCTGGAATCTGTGTAAGTGCGATTGACGGCAGACCGGGAGTATACTCTGCTCGTTACGGCAAACCGGAATTTACCGATAGAGATAGAACAGAATTTTTACTAGAAGAAATCAAAGGCAATCCAGATAGAGATGCCTATTATTTTTGTTGCATTGCTTTTACGGATGGAAATGGAACTAAGTTCTTTACAGGAAAATGTAAAGGAATTCTCGCAGAAGATTACGATGAATCCGGAAATGGATTTGGTTACGATCCAATTTTTATTTTTCCACCACTGGGAAAACGTTTCTCGCAAATTTCTCCCGAAGAAAAAAACAAAGTCTCTCATCGTGGAATTGCGCTTAGAGAATTTGCAAAATTTTTAAAGGAGTAG
- a CDS encoding DUF1564 family protein, with protein MITFRNRNEFRRKNIDKEDDTASTLLVPLHLYDDFLQKTKKHKGKTSVYLHSLLRRFRTITHSGMIPSPEQLKTSYQERNLFLKRVNFKPKNIDWIELGELALAFGKSRCWVFVFLLELDLLGLWKSIVVAGLKKIVPMVSRLELEVFQRLERFSYTFMRGYHVKV; from the coding sequence ATGATAACCTTCCGAAATAGAAATGAATTTCGTAGAAAAAATATTGATAAAGAAGATGACACTGCCTCTACTCTCCTTGTCCCACTTCATCTCTACGATGACTTCCTACAAAAAACTAAAAAGCACAAAGGAAAAACGTCCGTTTACCTCCATAGCCTCCTTCGACGGTTTAGAACTATTACCCACTCCGGTATGATCCCAAGCCCTGAACAATTGAAAACTTCTTATCAAGAACGAAATCTGTTTTTGAAGAGAGTTAACTTTAAACCTAAGAACATAGACTGGATTGAACTTGGAGAACTGGCTCTCGCCTTTGGTAAATCTCGTTGTTGGGTGTTTGTCTTTTTACTTGAACTAGATTTACTGGGTTTGTGGAAATCTATAGTTGTTGCCGGATTGAAGAAAATAGTTCCGATGGTATCTAGGTTAGAACTGGAAGTTTTTCAACGACTAGAGAGGTTTTCGTATACCTTTATGCGCGGCTATCATGTAAAAGTATAG
- a CDS encoding 2-C-methyl-D-erythritol 2,4-cyclodiphosphate synthase: MPPKYRVGNGIDFHKLALDETRPLILGGYVIDSEWSLIGHSDADIVLHALSDAILGALGLGDIGQYFPDTDKSLKNMDSSIILRKCLDLMKERGYCLLNVDNTIIGEKPKIAPHRLPIIASLAKLLEIPEDQVSVKATTTEKMGALGRSEGLAVFTTVMLEKQ; this comes from the coding sequence ATGCCCCCGAAGTATAGAGTTGGAAATGGAATCGACTTTCACAAACTTGCGTTAGACGAAACACGTCCACTTATCCTCGGTGGTTATGTCATTGATTCCGAATGGTCGCTTATCGGTCACTCGGATGCCGACATAGTCTTACACGCGTTATCCGACGCAATCCTCGGAGCTCTCGGACTCGGAGACATCGGTCAATACTTTCCCGATACAGATAAATCTCTAAAGAACATGGACTCTTCGATTATTCTTAGAAAGTGTTTGGATTTAATGAAGGAGAGAGGCTACTGCCTATTAAACGTAGACAATACGATCATCGGTGAAAAACCAAAGATCGCTCCACACCGTTTACCGATTATCGCTTCTCTTGCAAAGCTTTTGGAAATTCCAGAAGATCAAGTCTCCGTAAAAGCAACCACTACTGAAAAAATGGGCGCACTCGGTCGTAGCGAAGGTCTTGCCGTTTTTACAACAGTGATGCTGGAGAAACAATAG
- a CDS encoding peptide chain release factor 3, giving the protein MALSLKEETARRRTFAIIAHPDAGKTTLTEKLLLYGGAIQLAGAVKARKDKKSATSDWMAMEKERGISITSAALQFEYKDFVLNLLDTPGHEDFSEDTYRTLIAADTAVMVLDAGKGVETQTRKLFKVCRDRGIPIITFINKMDRPTKDLFALLDEIEEVLGITAVPAVWPIGTGPDFKGVYNREEKQVNLFQKTPGGAYQAPVQLSGINDSSLEDQIDSDILKKFREEIDIIDNGISPFSDEDFLAGVITPVFFGSAVNNFGIQLFLDHFLSIAPPPVHIALREGGELDPINSPFSCFVFKVQANMNKVHRDRIAFVRICSGKFERGTTVNHERLDKPIKLSSSFAFFGQDRNTIDEAYPGDIIGLVNPGTYKIGDILASGPIPKLKPLPVFAPEMFATVSCPDSMSLKSFKKGIEQLSEEGILHLFTSRTIGSGYPIIGALGNLQFEVFQRRLQDEYNAKSSITPLPYGSCRWVKKEDMPNMPSSTNQIFDRDGRMAVLFESDWELNYFKKNNPDIELLDAPEV; this is encoded by the coding sequence ATGGCACTCAGCTTAAAAGAAGAAACAGCGCGAAGACGGACATTCGCGATTATTGCACATCCCGATGCAGGAAAAACTACTCTCACCGAAAAATTACTTCTCTATGGAGGAGCGATCCAACTCGCCGGCGCTGTCAAAGCCCGCAAAGATAAAAAATCCGCAACCTCCGATTGGATGGCAATGGAAAAAGAGCGGGGAATATCGATTACCTCCGCAGCACTCCAATTTGAATACAAAGACTTTGTCTTAAATCTTTTAGATACTCCCGGTCACGAAGACTTTTCCGAAGACACCTATCGCACGCTCATTGCAGCGGATACTGCCGTTATGGTGCTCGATGCCGGAAAGGGAGTCGAGACTCAAACACGTAAGCTATTCAAAGTTTGCCGCGACCGTGGAATTCCGATTATTACTTTTATAAATAAAATGGACAGACCAACAAAAGATTTGTTTGCTCTTCTAGATGAGATCGAAGAAGTTCTAGGCATTACAGCGGTGCCAGCTGTATGGCCAATTGGAACAGGTCCTGATTTTAAAGGTGTATACAATAGAGAAGAAAAGCAAGTCAACCTATTTCAAAAAACTCCCGGTGGTGCCTATCAGGCTCCTGTTCAACTCAGCGGGATAAACGATAGTAGCCTCGAAGATCAAATTGATTCTGATATTCTAAAAAAATTCCGCGAAGAGATTGATATTATTGATAATGGAATTTCTCCTTTTAGTGACGAAGATTTTCTTGCCGGTGTAATTACTCCCGTGTTCTTTGGCTCTGCCGTAAATAATTTTGGAATTCAGTTATTCTTAGATCATTTTCTTTCAATCGCTCCTCCTCCTGTGCATATCGCATTACGAGAAGGTGGTGAACTCGATCCAATCAATTCTCCTTTTAGTTGTTTTGTTTTTAAAGTTCAAGCTAATATGAATAAGGTGCACAGAGATAGAATTGCATTCGTGCGAATCTGTTCTGGGAAGTTTGAGCGGGGAACGACTGTTAACCATGAGAGATTAGATAAACCAATTAAACTTTCTTCGTCCTTTGCCTTCTTTGGACAGGATAGAAATACGATTGATGAAGCATACCCCGGCGACATCATCGGACTGGTAAATCCTGGAACTTATAAAATAGGCGATATTCTTGCATCAGGACCAATTCCCAAATTAAAACCGCTTCCTGTATTCGCTCCTGAAATGTTTGCCACTGTTTCCTGTCCTGATAGTATGTCCCTCAAAAGTTTTAAGAAAGGCATAGAGCAATTATCCGAAGAAGGAATTTTACACCTATTTACCTCGCGAACGATTGGTAGCGGCTATCCGATAATAGGCGCTCTTGGAAACCTACAATTTGAAGTTTTCCAAAGACGACTCCAAGATGAATACAACGCAAAGAGTAGCATTACTCCTCTTCCCTATGGATCTTGTCGCTGGGTAAAAAAAGAAGACATGCCGAATATGCCTTCTTCTACAAACCAAATCTTTGACAGAGATGGTCGCATGGCTGTTCTTTTTGAATCCGATTGGGAATTGAACTATTTCAAAAAAAATAATCCTGACATAGAGCTTTTAGATGCCCCCGAAGTATAG